A single Dermacentor albipictus isolate Rhodes 1998 colony chromosome 3, USDA_Dalb.pri_finalv2, whole genome shotgun sequence DNA region contains:
- the LOC135901295 gene encoding zinc finger protein 501-like, whose amino-acid sequence MRALSTRGFPIAPSLLRASNSNAGRPSTSSRHFTSTVVDMPKKFQCRQCHYSTNIMTNLRHHVRVHSGERPFKCSDCGKGFIQKIQMIKHNCTARMRDIIMPTSTVSPTGLPPSSPGPPANSLFSCSKCGEAFLREALLLQHVMLMHMTP is encoded by the exons ATGCGTG CCCTGTCGACACGAGGCTTTCCCATTGCACCCAGCCTCCTGCGTGCCAGCAATAGCAATGCAGGACGTCCATCAACATCTTCGCGGCACTTTACTTCGACTGTTGTGGACATGCCGAAGAAGTTCCAGTGCCGACAGTGCCACTACTCGACCAACATTATGACCAACCTGCGACACCACGTGCGTGTGCATTCGGGAGAGCGACCGTTCAAGTGCTCGGACTGTGGCAAGGGCTTTATCCAGAAGATCCAGATGATCAAGCACAACTGCACCGCCCGGATGCGTGACATCATCATGCCCACATCCACGGTGTCGCCAACGGGACTTCCGCCTTCATCGCCAGGACCACCAGCGAACTCACTCTTCAGTTGCTCCAAGTGTGGAGAGGCGTTCCTCCGTGAAGCGCTTCTTTTGCAGCATGTGATGCTCATGCACATGACACCTTGA